One uncultured Fibrobacter sp. DNA window includes the following coding sequences:
- a CDS encoding VOC family protein: MRIEHVAIWVNDIDKVCEFYRKYFGGTIHQVYHNPAKQFTSRFVTFEGGARLEIMHRPDITPTFHVEHSEHLGFAHLCFSVGSKEDVDRLTRQMSKEGIQVVGQPRTTGDGYYESVVLDPEGNRVEITI; this comes from the coding sequence ATGAGAATCGAACACGTAGCCATCTGGGTCAATGACATTGACAAGGTCTGCGAGTTCTACCGGAAGTATTTCGGCGGGACCATTCATCAAGTTTATCACAATCCGGCAAAACAATTCACGAGCCGGTTCGTCACCTTCGAAGGTGGAGCACGCTTGGAAATCATGCACCGCCCCGACATAACTCCAACGTTTCACGTGGAACATTCGGAACATCTCGGTTTTGCCCATCTTTGCTTTTCCGTCGGATCCAAAGAAGATGTGGACCGACTCACCCGGCAAATGTCCAAAGAAGGAATCCAGGTCGTGGGGCAACCCCGGACTACCGGCGATGGATATTACGAAAGTGTCGTCCTGGACCCCGAAGGCAATCGGGTAGAGATTACAATTTAA
- a CDS encoding RsmG family class I SAM-dependent methyltransferase, with protein sequence MSEKGVQLSKETTERLYLYADLVVETKQFGNLISPKDSEKILSRHIADSLLPYIYIDERRKTKDERGECNETVHEFIAKPNSLGARRKDEGTKESLSSIVYQRSDLSSKTWADMGAGAGCPVFPLAIVMPEIQFYAVEPRNMRVQFMNYAKEKLQLQNLTVVGKRFETSGLSDLDFISCRALSTFENDWERAQPGLKKGGMFLTLKSFNNIVHLENDPAVHIYKYALPQEEQVYALVTRGNE encoded by the coding sequence TTGTCAGAGAAAGGTGTGCAGCTGTCCAAGGAGACGACTGAGCGACTCTACCTGTATGCCGATTTGGTAGTAGAGACCAAGCAGTTCGGCAACCTGATTTCGCCAAAGGATTCCGAAAAAATCCTCAGCCGCCACATCGCCGACTCGCTGCTTCCCTATATATATATAGACGAAAGACGAAAGACGAAAGACGAAAGAGGCGAGTGCAATGAAACCGTCCACGAGTTCATTGCCAAGCCGAACAGTCTTGGCGCAAGGCGCAAAGACGAAGGAACTAAGGAATCTCTTTCGTCTATCGTCTACCAGCGAAGCGATCTTTCGTCTAAAACCTGGGCTGATATGGGTGCGGGTGCGGGTTGTCCGGTTTTCCCGCTCGCCATCGTGATGCCTGAAATCCAGTTTTATGCGGTCGAGCCCCGCAACATGCGCGTGCAGTTCATGAACTACGCCAAGGAAAAGCTCCAACTCCAGAACCTGACTGTCGTGGGCAAGCGCTTCGAGACTTCCGGCCTTTCGGACTTGGACTTTATCAGCTGCCGCGCCCTCTCGACTTTCGAAAACGACTGGGAACGTGCCCAACCCGGACTCAAGAAGGGCGGGATGTTCCTCACTCTAAAAAGTTTCAACAATATCGTTCACTTGGAAAACGACCCGGCGGTACACATATATAAATATGCTCTGCCCCAGGAAGAACAAGTTTACGCCTTAGTCACTCGAGGTAACGAATGA